In the Maniola hyperantus chromosome 13, iAphHyp1.2, whole genome shotgun sequence genome, ACAGAATAAAAAGTACTCGACCTATGTTATCTAccacgtcaaaatcagttagacgtccacagttggacataggtttcttgtagggtcCACACGCCGTTTTGCACCACCTTCCTGtggctcgtttgatgtcatctgtccacctagtgggaaaaagtaataaaaaaatagtcacCTGTGATAATAATGGCAGCAATCTTTTCATCAGTGTCAAAGTCTTCCACTGCTTTACCAAGTTCCTTAAACAAAGCACCGCACAGTGCGTTCAGGGCCTTAGGCCTGTTTAGCTGGATAAGGCCTACATTCTTCTTGCTGCCTACTACATCTACCTTGATGTTTTCATACTGAGGTGCTGTAGAAAGAATAACAATTAATGGGTATGTAGAATGTCACTTTTTCCTAAAATTCTAAGTAAAGCCCTTAACTTAGAATTTTAATGCAATTCAATAATGCAATAACTGCAATCTGCGcgggcggggtgattacgtaacaCGTTGCAgcagcgacagcaacgcgacagcagtagcaatccgatagatcatttgctgtctctcttcttcttcttcttattttgctttgtggctattgctgtcttaCTTTAGctggacgtttgacagcaatgatcgcgagatttacgcctgtcgcgagataggTAATCACccccctggtggtaagtgatgatgcaatctaagatggaagcaggctaacctggaagcggTATGGCAGttcttattaaacccatgcccctttagtttctacacagcatcataCGGAATGCTAAATTACTTGGCGGCATGGTAGAGATAGCATGCATACTGGAaaaggacataagctattttttatcctggaaaatcaaagagtttccacaggatttttaaaaacctacatccatgTGGACGAAAGCATCTTtgggtaataataaaataagtacattgGGGATTCAGGGTTAGATAATTTTTTTGCCTCAAATATAATCATATTTGTGACTTTGAAATATAATCATATGTATAACTCGCTTATGCTTGTGACTTCATACATTTTAAACCCCCATTTACcctacttaggggttgaatttcaaaaaatcctttcttagtggatacctactctttacaaagaacacaccctccaaatttcatgtctctaggagcagcggtttaggctgtgcgttgatatataagtcagtcagtcaggactttgaattttatttatacagacATGTGGTTTATAGAACTTCACAAGGATGACGACAATAATCAAGAAGTCGCTGAAGCAAATATATTTATGTTATTTTGAGAGATAACAAGAATTTAAAtaagataagtaataatattatgtacacagTACAACACATACCACAAGGTAGAAGATAAAATTAAGATATTTGTACAAGTCAAGGCAATATtagtatagtccatacaaaatgattcTTCACACGCAGTTggatatttgactccaatttttgttattactttactataaactaggataaaaataatgatgtaaactgaaaaaactaatgaaatcgatcaaataacaaaaaagcttttaaatatttctgattagacagagatagcgatatagcattttgacgtcacaccttactaatgccatagtagcttcgtgcggttacatacaaattttcgttttgtgagaaagggatagaagatttttccactccaaaattaaaatgcctgtaactttgtaaatctttgttggattttaatttttttttcagcgtacatcattatttttatcctagtttttTAGTATAATAAAGTTATAGTATTTATCAAATCCAAAAGTAGGACAATAAccaattttaactctatgggtcaactgtcatatcaagagtacagcggggcgattgtctaaaacctgcatcaatcattattacaatctcaattgttctgattggctgaatttgtgcgattcttgttgcaacaatgtgcaacaatgcattgtggccaatagtgagcgagcattaaccaatcagagatgattacgatcgtgacattgtagctgtcaaacaaccgcagtAGGGCCACAgtacacctttaaaataagggctaaagtcatacttttgacatgaaatttgacacaaaaagttaaaatggcgcgtgaggaattaaattttacgcgttatacctacCTTGAAACTAATTAGCAACAAGAACTTCTGTTAGtctataataaaactaaaagaattttaatagatctttGCAGACTGCTAAGATCAAACCCACATCTCTTATGGCAAAAATTAAATCAATCCTGTCTGTTATCTTATCAACAATTTATTAGCAACATTGCTGTTTCAAAAATATCCTTTTGTAGCAAAAGTTCcaacgggatatttaaaaacctaaatccacgcgggcgaagcagcgggcatcagctagtttactaaTATAAGTCATAATACTGATAGGAATCTACTATGGAATCACGCTGTCCTGGATATCCTTACAGACGATTTTTATACTGCATTGTAGGAGTACCTAATCATGAGGCGATAGAAGGCGGTATTATTTCTTAACCGGCATAGATGGTTCATTAAATTGAATAATTCATCTTTCAGTAATAATTCTAACTTATAGGTtatatttaaagttaaaaataaacttatagTTACTAACCGGTGCTGTAAAACTTTATGAAACCGGTATTCGCAGTTGCAACTCTCCCGGTATTCAAAACACTTTTTCCTAGTAATGCACGGGTCACAGCTGCGACTGAAGCCATTTTTATATCCGCTGGAACAGTAAAAATATGCCACCAAAGTTAAATTGACTTAAACTGATAAAcctaaagtaaaattaataaataagtgaACTTTGATATCACTTTATTGATAACCACAGTTGAGTGGTTGATAACGTCACGATAAAAAAAGTTCACAATCTGTATTGCCATACTTGTGTACCAAAATTTCCTCCCATTCCAAAGTTAACTTATTTCAATTGGCTTTCGAGCATAGcattaaagcctgaccagaaaaatgaAAACTTTGCTATATTGCGGCAAACTAGTGGAACTATACAAGACTATttctttagtaggtaactaagtacaaattgcattaaaaaatgtgaaagtggtgCCTCCAGAGcaagttccgtacccgaaggttgtCAACGGAACCCAATTACTAAGATTCCTCTGTCCATCCACTCGTgcgtccgtccatccatccacccgtctgtctatcagtgtatctcatgaaccactTTAAGTGgtgacctgaaattttcacagcaTGTGtagttatttcattattttgtgTGACATTTAGATGGGTTTGACTACAGTAACAATATTGATTAAATCAcgtttttttctaaattattttgttttacttacttactcCTTAGGATAGAGGAAAATCTCCTAATGTGGTATTCCTAATACAGCTTAAAAATATCGAAGAACGAAGGATTTTTGTCTATGGTCATAACAGCTGACTTTtgacaaaatcaaaatattgtcAAATTAGGAATAAacacgtaggtacttacaatcTCAGACAATAGTGAATAACAAAGAAAAGTGATAAGATAGtgatagtgattatattcttttTGGAATGAAATGGAGATTAATCGaaacatttcatttcaatttttaaagttattgtgAAAATTCGGGTGTTCAtaattttttccccaaatataacaatattattgtagTAGGTTCAAACAGTCTGCTCTCTAATGGTTATTATTAAACTATAATTTAATAATGGCGAACAAAATAAGTTATTTCATACTTACCGGCGACACAGGTTAGCTTATAAACTTTGGCTCCGACTCTTTTATTGTGACGGCATCTGATAGTCCTAACATCAAATTACAGAATATCCAATAATTTACAGGTGTAGGCAAGACTACtttgacaaaaaaattatgtttattattgAATGAGAAAGGAATTAAAACAGTCGGATTCTTGACGGAGGAGGTTAGACGTAATCGAATAAGGGAGGGATTTGATGTGGTGTCATTAAGTGGAGAGCGTGGGAGATTATCTAGAGAACAGAGCTTACTCTCCACTCCAGCACAATTTACTGTTGGAAAATATGGTGTCCTGGTACAAGAATTTGAGAATATTGCTATGCAAGCTATGAAAATGGTAATATTTTGAAAGTCTGCATTGAATTCAGTAATTAGAATATGTTTATGTTGATAGTACAATGTCTGAAATCtacgagtataatattatgtgtcaACATGAGCCACTGCATACAAACATTAAGATTTGTTGGTAAAATATGTAAAGCATTgtttggaaatgagttcagagCTACAATCATCagctataaaaaaaacaaaaggatTGAAGACATGATATACAGATAAgagatatatttcggagagtagttcctccttcacctttctactaggTACTGTACTGCAAGGCACCATTATGGTCTGCACCATTATGGTCTGCATCAACATAGTCAACATTCTGCAGACACATGACACAATTTGCTACCTTGTTTCAAATTCGAACTGCTTTCCAGCACCAGTTTTCTCCTCcagtataggtattaggtaccttcaagtcaggagtgaataggcatcttctagacactCCATTGTAGGTTGCATCATCACATGCCAGCAGTTCTGATTGCAGCTAGGCGCTAGTATaattagtataaataaataaaagagattGGTggtaatcataaaaataaaattcggtAGGTGCAGTACgcagcaaaaaataatgtacatcagtctttagaaattagaatgacatttcggctttgtagaacgttgtctctgtcacttatacctacctatatgatgttttgtccgtctcaacgagagacagtgctctacaaatctgctacctcctcgtaaaggtcgatgtacattactttctgcagcgtactgtatCTAATTTTGATGCTTTTTTCCAGCAGCCTGAAGATGATGAAACATGCATCCTAGTCATAGATGAAATAGGAAGGATGGAATTTTTCAGTACAAATTTCAAGTCGAGGATAAAGGAGATCTTTAGTCCAGCTTCAAAAAATATTGTGCTGGCAACGATGCCTATGAGAAGTACTGATCCCCTTATAGAGTCTATTCGGAAACACAGTAGTAGCAAAGTGTGGGTTGTAAGTAGTCACAGTTTAGCAAATATACAGTTTTACCCTTCCAATATTAGTACACGAATAATTGAACAATCGAAAAACGATTACTTATTTTCGATTGTTAAATTGTTAGTTTAGCTcaccaaaaaaaaactcgaaaaGCGCGgctaaaaaatatcagtatggcagccccaaaattagtatgacagaccttGAATAACCTGATTTGATACTTTCGAACTACTTATTTTCATTTCTgttctatcaaattaggttatttcAGGTCTGTCACACTATTTTCagagctgccatactgatatttttaattttgccgCGGTTTTCCAGACTTTTGTTTTGTTAGCCAGGATTGTTGTTTTAATTGTCTGGGACAAATAAATCGACAATTAAATGCAATTGCACGAAAATCTAATGCAATTGATTTAGATTTTCGATTTATTCCAGATTGCGCTCTGCATTCGTCACAGAGAGCATTGGTACACTTGACAATGAATGAATCATTTGTCGATTTTTATTCGATTGTTTTTGTCATGACGTCATTTGTTATACATCAAcagtaatttttgtttttcgatacattcaatttttttttaagatttaggCATCGCTATTTTTAAacagctgtggtagcctagtgtttaggacgtccgccttctaatcggtggtcgagggttcgatcccgggcacgcacctctaacttttcggagttaagtgcgtttttaagtaattaaaatatcacttgctttaacggtgaaggaaaacatcgtgaggaaacctgcatgcctgagttctccataattttctcaaaggtgtgtgatgtctgccaatccgcacttggccagcgtggtagactagccaaaacccttctcactctgagaggagacccatgctctgtagtgagccggcgatgggttgatcatgatgatgatgatgatttttaaaCATGCCTAATAAGATGCCTGGTGCTTTGAATATCTCAGCACAAATTAATtatcattgtaaaaaaaatatgcacCAAATTCAGCAGCTCTAATTGCAATAAGGATTTGTTGCACTAACCACGACTCACTGTTTTAAGGTAACAAGgcaaaacaaaaatacaataCACGAAGAAATAGAAAGAGAAATATATGCAGCAATCAAAACATAACTACACTTTTTGCTCTATATTTTGTGATAGGTACTCatgtaattataaaaaataaactaagaatgacaaaattgttttaattttatttatatgtttcAAACATATTTATATAAACTATGGCCTTTTTGCACGAGCCACCGCACGACACGATAAAATGCGGTGATGACTTCGAGCGCCATATATTTCACTCAGCACGACACACGTTTTATGTCGTCGGTGCCGTTTTGTTGTTACGACTttttagagccctcgcccacggcgactttttgtagcgatacagtagcgatgctgtcgcgcttccgcatcgatacagtcgcgaagcggtcgctagctgtgtgccctcgcccacggtcttagattcagtcgcgatgcaaacgcgatactgtcgcgcttctgtctcgatgcaaacgagaaaaaaatgttgcactgatgcttggttctccattcatgcgccaccctccctccgttctttccccgatgtcgtccgacacggtcgcgcgtttgcatcgatacagtcgcgatgcagtagcgcgttgctaatccgactaacacgcgttagtagtgatgctggcgtgtgtttagtaaacgcgcgacagcatcgctacaaaaagtcgccatgAGCGAGGGCTCTTACGGTGACATAAACTTACTGATGACGCACCGCACGACATCTATAGGtaccaaaacaaaaatatcagctgcgcgattgcgggagaatgacagctacaatgtcacgatcgcaatcatctctgattggttaacgctcgctcactaccTATTGCTACAagtacaatgcattgttgcaacaagaatcgcaccaattcagccaatcagaactattgagattgtaataatgattgatgcaggttttagacaatcgccctacggttTAAGTGAAAGTCAGTtccgcacacgaagggttccttagggcggttacgcactcatccgatcagagtACGTGAAAATCGGTACGTTTcaaagtagtcatagaactatttgtatgatacattattatgagttatgacatgaCGTAGAAATGttttatccgtattttcacggatttagatcggatgagtgcgtaatcgctcttacTGTAcaagatataatttttttttttaattttatggtttcactcatccgatctgagtccgtgaaaatacgtaccaaagtagtcatagaactatttgtatgataGCATATGAGTTGTGACATATgacgtataatttttttattttattttattcgtttatttgcaatcaacagcgatacatacaatatagttttacataataacagactgaaaataaggccaaataggattacaattttttacagaatacttaaatagatattaattataaatttataacagtatttttgataatttaaacaagctttacaataatataatatgatatataatataatataataatattttatctgtattttcacggattcggatcggatgagtgcatacTCGCTCTTAC is a window encoding:
- the LOC117987795 gene encoding nucleoside-triphosphatase THEP1 isoform X3, whose protein sequence is MANKISYFILTGDTGVGKTTLTKKLCLLLNEKGIKTVGFLTEEVRRNRIREGFDVVSLSGERGRLSREQSLLSTPAQFTVGKYGVLVQEFENIAMQAMKMQPEDDETCILVIDEIGRMEFFSTNFKSRIKEIFSPASKNIVLATMPMRSTDPLIESIRKHSSSKVWVVTRQNKNTIHEEIEREIYAAIKT
- the LOC117987795 gene encoding nucleoside-triphosphatase THEP1 isoform X2 is translated as MANKISYFILTGDTGVGKTTLTKKLCLLLNEKGIKTVGFLTEEVRRNRIREGFDVVSLSGERGRLSREQSLLSTPAQFTVGKYGVLVQEFENIAMQAMKMPEDDETCILVIDEIGRMEFFSTNFKSRIKEIFSPASKNIVLATMPMRSTDPLIESIRKHSSSKVWVVSSNKAKQKYNTRRNRKRNICSNQNITTLFALYFVIGTHVIIKNKLRMTKLF
- the LOC117987795 gene encoding nucleoside-triphosphatase THEP1 isoform X1; protein product: MANKISYFILTGDTGVGKTTLTKKLCLLLNEKGIKTVGFLTEEVRRNRIREGFDVVSLSGERGRLSREQSLLSTPAQFTVGKYGVLVQEFENIAMQAMKMQPEDDETCILVIDEIGRMEFFSTNFKSRIKEIFSPASKNIVLATMPMRSTDPLIESIRKHSSSKVWVVSSNKAKQKYNTRRNRKRNICSNQNITTLFALYFVIGTHVIIKNKLRMTKLF
- the LOC117987795 gene encoding nucleoside-triphosphatase THEP1 isoform X4, producing MANKISYFILTGDTGVGKTTLTKKLCLLLNEKGIKTVGFLTEEVRRNRIREGFDVVSLSGERGRLSREQSLLSTPAQFTVGKYGVLVQEFENIAMQAMKMPEDDETCILVIDEIGRMEFFSTNFKSRIKEIFSPASKNIVLATMPMRSTDPLIESIRKHSSSKVWVVTRQNKNTIHEEIEREIYAAIKT